One window from the genome of Scyliorhinus torazame isolate Kashiwa2021f chromosome 3, sScyTor2.1, whole genome shotgun sequence encodes:
- the ccni gene encoding cyclin-I encodes MKFSGPLESQRLSVLLEKAVSREEQMWKVYVPKYLTNPDTDVSPAQRDGVIKWLADLNSKFHFYPETLSLAITILDRFLAIVKARPKYLRCIAISCFFLAAKTNEEDEIIPSLKDMVKNSNCGCSSADILRMERIVLDKLNWDLHTATPLDFLHIFHAMMMSSCPQLLSNLPKMTPSQHIALLIRQLQQCEACHQLLQFKGSTLALAIISLKLETSIPDWLALTIDLLKRAQIDSLQLIRCRELVAGHLSTFAASLPPNAVYIYNPCKQTMVPCARGALRFYSSPTTESELVVKDATKRISSKAAPCRRLPVSYSCKQASAKRKVEEMEVDDFYDGIKRLYNEDGSQEVVGMDTVTSSCGTNLQIKEGSISQCPPLQPVTVI; translated from the exons GATACAGATGTCTCTCCAGCACAGCGGGATGGGGTGATTAAATGGCTGGCTGACTTGAATAGCAAATTTCACTTTTATCCAGAAACCCTTTCTCTTGCCATCACTATTTTGGACAGGTTTTTAGCTATTGTAAAG GCACGTCCAAAGTACCTGCGGTGTATAGCCATCAGTTGTTTCTTCCTGGCAGCTAAAACCAATGAAGAAGATGAG ATCATTCCATCTCTAAAGGACATGGTGAAGAATAGCAATTGTGGTTGTTCATCGGCAGATATTCTGAGAATGGAGAGGATTGTACTGGATAAACTGAACTGGGATCTGCACACAGCAACACCGTTGGATTTCCTTCATATT TTTCATGCGATGATGATGTCCAGCTGTCCCCAATTACTCAGCAACCTGCCTAAGATGACCCCATCCCAACATATTGCACTCCTTATCAGGCAGCTACAGCAGTGTGAAGCCTGTCACCAGCTTCTGCAGTTCAAGGGCTCTACACTTGCACTGGCGATCATCAGTCTCAAGCTGGAAACATCAATCCCTGATTGGCTAGCTCTCACTATTGATCTGCTGAAAAGGGCACAG ATCGATAGCTTACAGCTAATTCGTTGTCGAGAGCTTGTGGCTGGACACCTATCCACATTTGCGGCTTCCCTCCCACCCAATGCGGTGTACATCTACAACCCCTGCAAGCAAACCATGGTGCCATGTGCTAGGGGAGCACTTAGGTTCTATTCCTCCCCTACCACAGAGTCAGAGTTGGTTGTCAAGGATGCCACCAAGAGAATTAGCAGTAAAGCAGCACCCTGCCGACGCCTGCCTGTTTCCTACAGCTGCAAGCAGGCCTCGGCAAAACGTAAAGTAGAAGAGATGGAAGTGGATGACTTCTATGATGGCATAAAGCGTTTGTACAATGAGGATGGCAGTCAAGAAGTTGTGGGGATGGATACTGTAACCTCTAGCTGTGGCACAAATCTACAGATTAAAGAGGGCAGTATCTCTCAGTGTCCTCCACTTCAGCCAGTTACAGTCATCTAA